One genomic region from Macrobrachium rosenbergii isolate ZJJX-2024 chromosome 1, ASM4041242v1, whole genome shotgun sequence encodes:
- the LOC136840853 gene encoding uncharacterized protein, which translates to MVLISTSVQGLQRLIDTFRQYTEEFDILYNEIKTQYMSLLPRSLKHIAKPQIFLGNHRLEFMHEFPYLGHIITDNLKDTADVKLGRRALCATGNMIARRFAFYLQDTKLLHFRS; encoded by the coding sequence atggttctgatttccacatcagtgcaaggtctccagcgactcatcgacactttCCGCCAATAtacagaggaatttgatatcctatacaacgaaatcAAGACCCAGTacatgtcgctgctcccgagatcgcttaagcatattgcaaaaccacaaattttcctcggaaatcatcgtctggaattcatgcatgaattccCGTACTTGGGCCACATAATCACGGACAACCTAAAAGACACAGCAGATGTGAAACTGGGGCGTCGTgcactatgtgcaactggcaacatgattgcaaggaggtttgccttctatCTCCAAGACACGAAACTACTGCACTTCCGCTCGTAG